One region of Rhizobium sp. 007 genomic DNA includes:
- the fni gene encoding type 2 isopentenyl-diphosphate Delta-isomerase — MSDTALSGRKDDHLDIVLDRRTAPATVAAGWEYIRFEHCALPELDLTQIDLRASLLGKTMRAPLLISSMTGGMPRAEAINRHLSEAAQALGIAMCVGSQRVSLQSRNSQGLTRALRRLAPDIPLLANIGAAQLREADGLDLARRAVDALEADGLIVHLNPLQEAVQPEGDRDWRGVLAQIARAARSVGVPIVAKEVGSGLSASVACALVEAGVAVIDVAGAGGTSWAAVEGERARDAADRAVAMAFADWGIPTPASVQAVRRALPTVKLIASGGIRDGVDVAKAIRLGADIAGQAAGVLRAATVSTEAVVAHFEIVIRQLAVACFCTGSADLAALRQARLLPSAHLPAG, encoded by the coding sequence ATGAGCGACACCGCCCTGAGCGGGCGCAAGGACGACCATCTGGACATCGTGCTGGATCGGCGAACGGCGCCGGCCACGGTCGCCGCCGGCTGGGAGTACATCCGTTTCGAACACTGCGCATTGCCCGAGTTGGACCTGACGCAGATCGACCTGCGCGCCTCGCTGCTGGGCAAGACCATGCGCGCGCCGCTGCTAATCAGCTCCATGACCGGCGGCATGCCACGCGCCGAGGCCATCAACCGGCATCTGAGCGAGGCAGCGCAAGCCTTGGGGATCGCCATGTGCGTCGGTTCGCAGCGCGTGAGCCTGCAATCCCGCAACTCCCAGGGGCTGACGCGCGCGCTGCGCCGCCTGGCCCCAGACATTCCCTTGCTGGCCAATATCGGCGCCGCGCAACTGCGCGAGGCCGACGGCCTGGACCTGGCGCGCCGGGCGGTGGATGCGCTGGAGGCCGATGGACTCATCGTCCATCTCAATCCGCTGCAGGAAGCGGTACAGCCGGAGGGCGACCGCGACTGGCGCGGCGTCCTGGCGCAGATCGCTCGCGCCGCGCGCAGCGTGGGCGTGCCGATCGTGGCCAAGGAAGTGGGGTCGGGCCTGTCCGCCTCGGTGGCCTGTGCGCTCGTCGAGGCGGGCGTGGCGGTGATCGATGTCGCCGGCGCCGGCGGCACCAGTTGGGCCGCGGTGGAGGGCGAGCGCGCCCGCGATGCAGCCGACCGTGCAGTGGCGATGGCGTTCGCCGATTGGGGGATTCCGACCCCGGCCAGCGTGCAGGCGGTACGTCGGGCGCTGCCAACGGTGAAGCTGATCGCGTCGGGCGGGATCCGCGACGGCGTCGACGTGGCCAAGGCCATCCGCCTGGGCGCGGACATCGCCGGGCAGGCGGCCGGCGTGCTGCGCGCGGCGACGGTGTCCACCGAGGCGGTTGTCGCGCATTTCGAGATCGTCATCCGCCAGTTGGCCGTCGCCTGCTTCTGCACCGGATCGGCTGATCTGGCGGCGTTGCGTCAGGCGCGCTTGTTGCCCTCGGCGCATCTGCCCGCCGGTTGA